The Colias croceus chromosome 21, ilColCroc2.1 genome window below encodes:
- the LOC123701178 gene encoding uncharacterized protein LOC123701178 encodes IENKKSDAVSCQAKQAQWNKIALEFNSQNTTNRCSKVLKKKWENMKKTVKDKVAGHRKHAMGTGGGPPLPDLKMEPWEEEILMHIKLTAVGLPPVFDDDNQDEIQVIEVGGFDPLIEAVAVEPSDTDTDTLKDLQCKEVTLKERESSNNKKDDDDENITADSSDSDSDNESEREESDSSQSENE; translated from the exons attgaaaataaaaagagtGATGCGGTATCCTGTCAAGCAAAACAAGCGCAATGGAATAAGATTGCATTAGAATTTAATTCCCAGAACACCACAAacag gTGCAgcaaagtattaaaaaagaaatgggaaaatatgaaaaaaactGTCAAAGATAAAGTCGCTGGCCATAGGAAACATGCCATGGGTACTGGAGGAGGACCACCGTTACCAGATCTGAAAATGGAACCCTGGGAGGAAGAAATCTTAATGCACATAAAACTGACAGCTGTAGGCCTTCCACCAGTATTTGATGATGACAATCAAGATG aaATACAAGTCATAGAAGTTGGTGGGTTTGACCCTCTGATTGAGGCTGTTGCTGTTGAACcttcagacacagacacagacacattAAAG GATTTACAGTGCAAAGAAGTGACTTTGAAAGAGCGAGAATCCAGcaataacaaaaaag ATGATGACGATGAAAACATAACAGCAGACAGCTCTGACAGCGACTCTGATAATGAATCGGAAAGAGAGGAGAGTGACTCAAGCCAGAGCGAAAACGAATAA